The Lates calcarifer isolate ASB-BC8 linkage group LG14, TLL_Latcal_v3, whole genome shotgun sequence genome has a segment encoding these proteins:
- the tp53 gene encoding cellular tumor antigen p53 isoform X1 → MMEEQGLDSLQLSQGLAMSQDSFQQLWDTVATPSISTIPAAMTMDQETWRPDGQMDIMLINDHVLTDGFDENLFENLPPEMVTKDGVTPPASTVPVTTDYPGEYDFQLRFQKSGTAKSVTSTYSELLNKLYCQLAKTSPVEVLVSKEPPQGAVLRATAVYKKTEHVADVVRRCPHHQNEDAAEHRSHLIRVEGSQRAQYFEDPHTKRQSVTVPYEPPQLGSEMTTILLSFMCNSSCMGGMNRRPILTILTLETTEGLVLGRRCFEVRVCACPGRDRKTEEDNRTKMQNGTKQTKKRKSNPAPDTTSVKKSKSASSAEEEDKDVFVLHVRGRERYEMLKKINDGLELLDKESKTKSKVKQEVPVPSCGKRLLQRGERSDSD, encoded by the exons ATGATGGAAGAGCAGGGTCTCGACAGTCTGCAGCTGAGCCAGGGCCTGGCAATGAGCCAGGACTCCTTTCAGCAGCTGTGGGATACCGT agcaactccctccatctccaccaTCCCAGCAGCAATGACTATGGATCAAGAGACCTGGAGgccagatggacagatggatatTATG CTCATCAATGACCACGTGCTGACTGACGGCTTTGATGAGAATCTGTTTGAGAATCTGCCCCCAGAGATGGTGACTAAAGATGGTGTTACTCCTCCAGCCTCCACCGTCCCGGTTACAACTGACTATCCAGGGGAATATGACTTCCAGCTTCGCTTCCAGAAGTCTGGCACAGCCAAATCCGTCACCTCCACT TATTCGGAGCTTCTCAACAAGCTGTACTGCCAGCTGGCAAAAACCAGCCCAGTGGAAGTGTTGGTGAGCAAGGAGCCTCCGCAGGGTGCTGTCCTCAGGGCCACGGCGGTTTATAAGAAGACTGAGCATGTGGCTGATGTGGTCCGCAGATGTCCCCATCACCAGAATGAGGATG CTGCCGAGCATCGCAGCCATCTGATCAGAGTGGAGGGCAGCCAGAGGGCTCAGTACTTTGAAGACCCGCACACTAAGAGGCAGAGTGTGACCGTCCCTTACGAGCCACCCCAG TTGGGCTCTGAGATGACGACCATCCTGCTGAGCTTCATGTGCAACAGCTCCTGCATGGGCGGCATGAACCGCAGGCCAATCCTCACCATCTTGACCCTGGAGACCACCGA GGGACTGGTGTTGGGCAGGAGATGCTTTGAGGTCCGAGTCTGCGCATGTCCAGGCAGAGACCGCAAAACTGAGGAGGATAACCGCACCAAGATGCAGAACGGCACCAAGCAAACCAAGAAAAGAa agaGCAACCCTGCTCCAGACACCACCTCAGTGAAGAAATCCAAGTCTGCCTCcagtgcagaggaggaagacaaagatGTCTTTGTTCTGCAT GTTCGTGGTCGGGAGCGTTACGAGATGCTAAAGAAAATCAATGATGGTCTAGAGCTGCTTGACAAAGAAAG caaaACCAAGTCTAAGGTGAAACAAGAGGTCCCTGTTCCCTCCTGCGGAAAGAGACTGCTACAGAGAGGAGAGCGCAGCGACAGCGACTGA
- the tp53 gene encoding cellular tumor antigen p53 isoform X2, with product MMEEQGLDSLQLSQGLAMSQDSFQQLWDTVATPSISTIPAAMTMDQETWRPDGQMDIMLINDHVLTDGFDENLFENLPPEMVTKDGVTPPASTVPVTTDYPGEYDFQLRFQKSGTAKSVTSTYSELLNKLYCQLAKTSPVEVLVSKEPPQGAVLRATAVYKKTEHVADVVRRCPHHQNEDAAEHRSHLIRVEGSQRAQYFEDPHTKRQSVTVPYEPPQLGSEMTTILLSFMCNSSCMGGMNRRPILTILTLETTEGLVLGRRCFEVRVCACPGRDRKTEEDNRTKMQNGTKQTKKRKSNPAPDTTSVKKSKSASSAEEEDKDVFVLHVRGRERYEMLKKINDGLELLDKERKIKVQHVFESIVNTVQCIATK from the exons ATGATGGAAGAGCAGGGTCTCGACAGTCTGCAGCTGAGCCAGGGCCTGGCAATGAGCCAGGACTCCTTTCAGCAGCTGTGGGATACCGT agcaactccctccatctccaccaTCCCAGCAGCAATGACTATGGATCAAGAGACCTGGAGgccagatggacagatggatatTATG CTCATCAATGACCACGTGCTGACTGACGGCTTTGATGAGAATCTGTTTGAGAATCTGCCCCCAGAGATGGTGACTAAAGATGGTGTTACTCCTCCAGCCTCCACCGTCCCGGTTACAACTGACTATCCAGGGGAATATGACTTCCAGCTTCGCTTCCAGAAGTCTGGCACAGCCAAATCCGTCACCTCCACT TATTCGGAGCTTCTCAACAAGCTGTACTGCCAGCTGGCAAAAACCAGCCCAGTGGAAGTGTTGGTGAGCAAGGAGCCTCCGCAGGGTGCTGTCCTCAGGGCCACGGCGGTTTATAAGAAGACTGAGCATGTGGCTGATGTGGTCCGCAGATGTCCCCATCACCAGAATGAGGATG CTGCCGAGCATCGCAGCCATCTGATCAGAGTGGAGGGCAGCCAGAGGGCTCAGTACTTTGAAGACCCGCACACTAAGAGGCAGAGTGTGACCGTCCCTTACGAGCCACCCCAG TTGGGCTCTGAGATGACGACCATCCTGCTGAGCTTCATGTGCAACAGCTCCTGCATGGGCGGCATGAACCGCAGGCCAATCCTCACCATCTTGACCCTGGAGACCACCGA GGGACTGGTGTTGGGCAGGAGATGCTTTGAGGTCCGAGTCTGCGCATGTCCAGGCAGAGACCGCAAAACTGAGGAGGATAACCGCACCAAGATGCAGAACGGCACCAAGCAAACCAAGAAAAGAa agaGCAACCCTGCTCCAGACACCACCTCAGTGAAGAAATCCAAGTCTGCCTCcagtgcagaggaggaagacaaagatGTCTTTGTTCTGCAT GTTCGTGGTCGGGAGCGTTACGAGATGCTAAAGAAAATCAATGATGGTCTAGAGCTGCTTGACAAAGAAAG GAAGATAAAAGTGCAGCATGTGTTCGAGTCCATTGTAAACACGGTGCAGTGTATTGCCACAAAGTAG
- the LOC108879983 gene encoding receptor-type tyrosine-protein phosphatase beta isoform X1 yields the protein MNDSNHNLFEVVNNISGKTEEVKIDRLPEGTKITISVTALVNGTVEGDKVTIVNYTAPGPISNLYLTTKANSLKASWSPPPGNVSSFTIKLNLEGKTEKIIQDQRETNQYFDGLKTAANYTVIVYSVSGHLYGPPVESSKFTLPLPPTNARVASSTKTQLTFKWTAPENIQTAKYSVKLESKFWKHNLSFEVDNVTNYTFRNLTSGTKYNFEVKTVTDDQTSEAAMTSCNTEPDKREISLSMLCSSSEPLLCVNNNIKEGVFQEVCQSPRGQNKYRAWELRTRFIKLFNDTVFWKLEKQESENA from the exons ATGAATGACAGCAACCA CAATTTGTTTGAAGTGGTGAACAACATCTCAGGTAAAACAGAGGAAGTGAAAATAGATCGACTGCCGGAGGGCACCAAGATAACCATCAGTGTGACAGCACTGGTCAATGGCACTGTGGAGGGAGACAAAGTGACCATCGTCAACTACACTG CTCCTGGACCGATTTCAAACCTGTACTTGACCACCAAAGCAAACTCCCTCAAAGCCAGCTGGAGCCCTCCTCCTGGTAATGTCTCATCTTTCACCATCAAACTCAACCTGGAAGgcaaaacagaaaagataatACAAGACCAAAGAGAAACTAACCAGTACTTTGACGGACTGAAGACTGCAGCCAATTACACAGTGATCGTCTACAGTGTTAGTGGACATCTCTACGGTCCGCCAGTGGAAAGCTCCAAATTCACCT TGCCCCTTCCACCTACTAATGCCAGGGTTGCTTCCTCCACTAAAACCCAACTCACCTTCAAGTGGACGGCCCCTGAGAACATACAAACAGCCAAGTACTCTGTCAAGCTCGAATCCAAATTCTGGAAACACAACCTGTCTTTTGAAGTGGATAACGTAACCAACTACACATTCAGGAACCTGACATCAGGGACCAAGTAcaattttgaagtgaaaacagtgacagaTGATCAAACCAGTGAAGCAGCAATGACTTCATGTAATACAG AGCCAGACAAAAGGGAAATCAGTCTCTCAATGTTGTGCTCCTCCTCAGAACCCCTCCTCTgtgtcaacaacaacattaaGGAAGGTGTATTTCAGGAGGTATGTCAGTCGCCACGGggacaaaacaaatacagggCTTGGGAG ctgAGGACACGTTTCATCAAACTGTTCAACGACACGGTTTTCTGGAAACTTGAGAAGCAGGAAAGTGAAAAtgcataa
- the capgb gene encoding LOW QUALITY PROTEIN: capping protein (actin filament), gelsolin-like b (The sequence of the model RefSeq protein was modified relative to this genomic sequence to represent the inferred CDS: inserted 2 bases in 1 codon; deleted 1 base in 1 codon): MLPFQPAPGQFSPEVREPGLRVWRVEKMKAVLLDPSEVGAFYNGDSYLVLENRGQLGADLHMWIGEKSSRDEQVACAMLATQLDNFLGGDPVQHRQVQGYESQEFMTLFPRGVSYKEGGVESGLQEAXQGSGTVHRLYQIKGKRNIRAKEVELSWSSFNKGDCFILDLGETIVSWIGSQANIFEKQKVREIASLIRDTDRHGKARIMDSNEGEEPEEMLKVLGAMPALAESTPEEDSKADASNSASLYKVSDATGSMTMTKVSEKSLFAKELLVRDDCFILDNGANGKIFVWKGNGANAEEKRVALQMADNFIEQMKYPRMKTQVEILPQGKETIIFKQFFKNWN, from the exons ATGCTCCCATTCCAGCCAGCACCAGGTCAGTTCAGTCCAGAGGTCCGGGAGCCGGGCCTCCGAGTGTGGAGGGTGGAAAAGATGAAGGCGGTGCTGCTGGATCCCTCCGAGGTGGGGGCCTTTTATAACGGGGACTCCTATCTGGTGCTGGAGAACCGCGGGCAGCTGGGGGCCGACCTCCACATGTGGATAG GTGAGAAGTCGTCTCGGGACGAGCAGGTGGCGTGCGCCATGCTGGCCACCCAGCTGGACAACTTCCTGGGTGGTGACCCCGTTCAGCACAGGCAGGTCCAGGGCTACGAGTCC CAGGAGTTCATGACACTCTTCCCCCGAGGGGTCAGCTACAAG GAGGGTGGTGTGGAGTCAGGGCTTCAGGAGGC TCAGGGCTCAGGGACGGTGCACAGACTGTACCAGATCAAAGGGAAACGCAACATCCGTGCCAAGGAGGTGGAGCTGTCCTGGAGCAGCTTCAACAAGGGAGACTGCTTCATCCTCGACCTTGGAGAG ACGATTGTGTCGTGGATCGGATCTCAAGCCAACATCTTCGAGAAGCAGAAAGTGCGTGAGATCGCCTCGCTGATTCGTGACACGGACAGACACGGAAAAGCCCGAATCATGGACTCCAACGAAGGGGAAGAGCCTGAAGAGATGCTCAAG GTCCTGGGAGCGATGCCAGCGCTGGCAGAGAGCACGCCAGAGGAGGACAGCAAAGCAGACGCTTCCAACTCTGCCTCACTCTACAAG GTGTCGGATGCGACAGGTTCCATGACTATGACCAAAGTGTCGGAGAAGAGCCTGTTCGCTAAGGAGCTGCTGGTTCGTGATGACTGCTTCATCCTGGACAACGGCGCCAACGGAAAGATCTTCGTCTGGAAAG GTAACGGAGCCAATGCTGAGGAGAAGAGAGTGGCCTTACAGATGGCAGATAACTTCATTGAACAGATGAAGTACCCCAGGATGAAAACACAG GTGGAGATTCTGCCACAGGGGAAAGAGACCATCATCTTCAAACAATTCTTCAAGAACTGGAACTAA
- the LOC108879984 gene encoding CD209 antigen-like protein E, with amino-acid sequence MSQQAEVNRRRAPNISMDSSLRHLDDDVERETPADTGPGRFSHLVAGVAVSVATIIVFTGLLLSLVLFVARRATPDVDQTSETSGKELMEQLQQCQKEQHDLKLMLHTVTQDSRCSLCPGGWLWWRGHCYFFSVGLEENRQWNKSAEFCQGHNSSLAVIKDSAEMDFIQGVMRTFPQFPFLWVGLTDSKQEGQWLWWDGTDVQHYMLVKVEWDADHRDCADLRGGGSLFAAECEAYGPWVCKRES; translated from the exons ATGAGTCAACAAGCTGAAGTAAACAGACGAAGAGCACCAAACATCAGCATGGATTCATCTCTGAGACACCTGGACGATGATGTCGAGAGGGAAACACCTGCAG ATACAGGACCGGGTCGATTCAGCCACCTGGTGGCTGGAGTGGCTGTTTCCGTGGCAACAATAATTGTTTTCACTGGACTTCTTTTGTCCTTGGTGTTATTTG TCGCGAGGAGGGCCACACCAGACGTGGATCAGACTTCTGAAACTTCAGGAAAGGAACTGATGGAGCAACTGCAGCAGTGTCAAAAAGAGCAGCATGATCTGAAGCTCATGCTCCACACCGTCACTCAAG ACTCCAGATGCAGTTTGTGTCCGGGCGGCTGGCTCTGGTGGAGGGGTCACTGTTACTTCTTCTCAGTAGGACTTGAGGAAAATCGGCAGTGGAATAAGAGCGCTGAGTTTTGTCAGGGGCACAACAGCAGTCTGGCTGTGATCAAAGACTCTGCAGAGATG GACTTTATCCAAGGTGTGATGAGGACGTTCCCTCAGTTCCCTTTTCTGTGGGTGGGTCTGACAGACTCCAAGCAGGAGGGTCAGTGGCTGTGGTGGGACGGGACGGACGTCCAGCACTACATGCT ggtGAAGGTGGAGTGGGACGCTGATCACAGGGACTGTGCAGAcctgaggggaggagggagtctctttgctgctgaatgtgaagcGTACGGACCTTGGGTTTGTAAGAGGGAGTCCTGA
- the LOC108879983 gene encoding receptor-type tyrosine-protein phosphatase beta isoform X2 yields the protein MNDSNHNLFEVVNNISGKTEEVKIDRLPEGTKITISVTALVNGTVEGDKVTIVNYTAPGPISNLYLTTKANSLKASWSPPPGNVSSFTIKLNLEGKTEKIIQDQRETNQYFDGLKTAANYTVIVYSVSGHLYGPPVESSKFTLPLPPTNARVASSTKTQLTFKWTAPENIQTAKYSVKLESKFWKHNLSFEVDNVTNYTFRNLTSGTKYNFEVKTVTDDQTSEAAMTSCNTEPDKREISLSMLCSSSEPLLCVNNNIKEGVFQELRTRFIKLFNDTVFWKLEKQESENA from the exons ATGAATGACAGCAACCA CAATTTGTTTGAAGTGGTGAACAACATCTCAGGTAAAACAGAGGAAGTGAAAATAGATCGACTGCCGGAGGGCACCAAGATAACCATCAGTGTGACAGCACTGGTCAATGGCACTGTGGAGGGAGACAAAGTGACCATCGTCAACTACACTG CTCCTGGACCGATTTCAAACCTGTACTTGACCACCAAAGCAAACTCCCTCAAAGCCAGCTGGAGCCCTCCTCCTGGTAATGTCTCATCTTTCACCATCAAACTCAACCTGGAAGgcaaaacagaaaagataatACAAGACCAAAGAGAAACTAACCAGTACTTTGACGGACTGAAGACTGCAGCCAATTACACAGTGATCGTCTACAGTGTTAGTGGACATCTCTACGGTCCGCCAGTGGAAAGCTCCAAATTCACCT TGCCCCTTCCACCTACTAATGCCAGGGTTGCTTCCTCCACTAAAACCCAACTCACCTTCAAGTGGACGGCCCCTGAGAACATACAAACAGCCAAGTACTCTGTCAAGCTCGAATCCAAATTCTGGAAACACAACCTGTCTTTTGAAGTGGATAACGTAACCAACTACACATTCAGGAACCTGACATCAGGGACCAAGTAcaattttgaagtgaaaacagtgacagaTGATCAAACCAGTGAAGCAGCAATGACTTCATGTAATACAG AGCCAGACAAAAGGGAAATCAGTCTCTCAATGTTGTGCTCCTCCTCAGAACCCCTCCTCTgtgtcaacaacaacattaaGGAAGGTGTATTTCAGGAG ctgAGGACACGTTTCATCAAACTGTTCAACGACACGGTTTTCTGGAAACTTGAGAAGCAGGAAAGTGAAAAtgcataa
- the si:dkey-219e21.2 gene encoding nuclear factor 7, brain has translation MEMKSILKTDKRVSMLLKVEDSSTTQSSSICAVRWHLPEESVQAHSSAPSRAAEPNSLTRPSQQHPRQSGLKDLRSLQECVLFIQHWKEQVDQVCKGGSDSEEGTSKKEANSDRRTERSLEESRKLILEWADELHHVDKLLKDTPWASKSQEHGNKENEDASEKAQLRIMEWAKELQEATESCGVQSEELGKVLRLLGLKKKRLSNLLPLLEFITWSLLKEDSTSMIPQLWLQTKQRTWKAGIPRYIPKSVWSWICSVPADVILDPMTNHPWLQLSDDQRMVQEALSESNPPYSSQRFDSWPCVLGWEGYSSGRHYWEVDFANNGYWRLGLTKANSKRQGRFPMTPNQGYWALWRSTNQFYACTKPETPLPVGLVPKRVGVYLDYEEGQISFYNAETKSHIYTFTGTFRGKLYPLFGLLDGRSLMTIIPPHKISVD, from the exons ATGGAGATGAAGAGCATCCTGAAAACCGACAAAA GGGTGAGCATGCTGCTGAAGGTGGAGGACAGCAGCACCACCCAAAGCAGCTCCATCTGTGCCGTACGCTGGCACCTGCCTGAGGAGAGCGTCCAGGCCCACAGCTCGGCCCCCAGCAGAGCTGCCGAACCCAACAGCCTCACCAGACCCTCACAG CAACATCCTCGTCAGAGTGGCCTGAAGGATCTGCGCAGCCTGCAGGAGTGTGTGCTGTTCATCCAACACTGGAAGGAGCAGGTGGACCAAGTCTGCAAG GGAGGAAGTGATTCAGAGGAGGGCACCAGCAAGAAAGAGGCCAATTCAGACCGACGTACGGAGCGCAGTCTGGAGGAGAGCAGGAAACTGATCCTGGAGTGGGCCGACGAACTCCATCATGTCGACAAG CTCCTGAAGGATACCCCCTGGGCATCTAAGAGTCAAGaacatggaaataaagaaaatgaagatgCCAGTGAGAAGGCACAACTGAGGATCATGGAGTGGGCaaaggagctgcaggaggcGACCGAG AGTTGCGGCGTGCAGAGCGAGGAGCTGGGGAAAGTGTTGCGTCTGCTGGGCCTGAAGAAGAAACGGCTGAGCaacctgctgcctctgctggAGTTCATCACCTGGTCCCTGCTCAAGGAAGACAGCACG agCATGATCCCACAGTTGTGGTTACAGACAAAGCAAAGGACCTGGAAAGCAGGAATTCCAAGATACATCCCCAAATCAG TTTGGAGTTGGATTTGCAGTGTACCAG CTGATGTGATTCTTGACCCCATGACCAACCACCCCTGGCTGCAGCTGTCAGACGACCAGCGTATGGTCCAGGAGGCCCTCTCAGAATCCAACCCTCCTTACAGCTCCCAGCGCTTTGACAGCTGGCCCTGCGTACTGGGTTGGGAGGGCTACAGCAGCGGCCGCCACTATTGGGAGGTGGACTTTGCCAACAATGGCTACTGGCGCTTGGGACTGACCAAGGCCAACTCCAAGCGGCAGGGGCGCTTCCCCATGACTCCAAATCAGGGCTACTGGGCCCTGTGGCGCAGCACGAACCAGTTCTACGCCTGCACTAAGCCGGAGACGCCACTGCCCGTCGGACTCGTGCCTAAACGCGTGGGCGTCTACTTAGACTACGAAGAGGGCCAGATCTCCTTCTACAACGCAGAAACAAAGTCCCACATCTACACCTTCACTGGAACCTTCAGAGGGAAGCTGTACCCTCTGTTTGGCCTGCTGGATGGTCGCTCACTAATGACAATCATCCCACCACACAAAATCTCAGTAGACTAA